One stretch of Rosistilla oblonga DNA includes these proteins:
- a CDS encoding amidohydrolase codes for MNDSLPPSIPEKPATAASRVAEIDRLVSHVWMVRAFLKHCEEAVDDEELQEIHRDLYDFMLALGPALASGDDAAYLKQAKKKLSKLRKATELFVAIQPEVSGHTNFQMAARSLQTAVEQIVVLVRG; via the coding sequence ATGAACGATTCCTTGCCCCCGTCGATTCCTGAAAAACCAGCTACTGCGGCGTCCCGCGTGGCAGAGATCGATCGCTTGGTGAGTCACGTTTGGATGGTTCGGGCGTTTCTCAAGCACTGCGAAGAAGCTGTCGACGACGAGGAACTGCAAGAGATCCATCGCGACCTCTACGATTTCATGCTCGCTCTGGGGCCGGCGTTGGCCAGCGGAGACGACGCGGCTTACCTAAAGCAGGCGAAGAAAAAGCTCAGCAAGCTGCGCAAGGCGACCGAACTGTTTGTGGCGATACAGCCGGAGGTCAGCGGGCACACCAACTTTCAAATGGCGGCCCGTTCGCTGCAGACCGCTGTCGAGCAAATCGTGGTCTTGGTGCGAGGCTAA